Proteins encoded in a region of the Zea mays cultivar B73 chromosome 2, Zm-B73-REFERENCE-NAM-5.0, whole genome shotgun sequence genome:
- the LOC100382421 gene encoding uncharacterized protein LOC100382421, protein MPACGRTAVTPAGATPTLLRVLSLDLSPQCGNPRLGLLGVFRWCSSDVGALKVGAAGLVGRRTTGGLRSKLCLVGTRRAATTFRCRFSFLKARPRRPLVYVFVGVVEALCHSAWLGGVGAIVAFGVCLLPEFGVVDLCSWRRIGAASCGVCEAWQR, encoded by the coding sequence ATGCCCGCTTGCGGGCGGACAGCGGTGACGCCCGCGGGCGCCACCCCTACTCTATTGAGGGTGCTGTCCTTGGACCTCTCACCACAATGCGGGAACCCTCGCCTCGGCCTTCTTGGGGTCTTTCGCTGGTGCTCGTCCGACGTTGGGGCTCTGAAGGTTGGGGCTGCTGGGTTGGTGGGTCGGCGGACGACAGGAGGTCTTCGGAGCAAACTTTGCTTGGTTGGTACCAGGCGGGCGGCGACGACTTTTCGATGTCGTTTCTCCTTCTTGAAGGCGCGGCCCAGAAGACCTCTAGTTTATGTGTTCGTCGGCGTTGTGGAGGCTCTTTGTCACTCCGCTTGGCTCGGTGGTGTCGGGGCCATTGTCGCTTTTGGCGTCTGCTTGCTCCCGGAGTTCGGCGTTGTGGATCTTTGCTCGTGGCGAAGAATCGGAGCTGCCTCGTGTGGGGTGTGCGAGGCTTGGCAACGATGA